A DNA window from Aureibacter tunicatorum contains the following coding sequences:
- a CDS encoding sensor histidine kinase, which yields MKESAINEFLYKLAGIKTVYKHIIFWILVYMLYVTSSSSQFDNSQVLYTTYLIHVSLEIILGYSILYIIIPRFKKHQKLSKFILMSIVLLFIINAMYVTARIFYLEPSSPACYESFLSQNGHLSYLERLFYPKSILSSMPLHYLQPLLFLVALTFYDKQLKMTTMNEQKKTNELSALKHQLNPHFLFNTLNNLYMLTVAKSDRAPKVIEHLSNILDYLLYGYDDKFVELSKETKMIEDYLALEQVRYEGRVDISFENKVVNPVKIAPLILLTFIENAFKHGVSQELELATVDILIESDEKNIIFKISNSKPKNDISASKKKNIGLKNVKKQLDLLYNDNYSLEINDQNENFIVNLSLKKH from the coding sequence TTGAAAGAAAGCGCAATCAATGAGTTCCTCTATAAGCTAGCAGGAATAAAAACCGTCTATAAGCATATTATCTTTTGGATATTGGTCTATATGCTCTATGTGACTTCTTCAAGTTCGCAATTTGACAATTCCCAAGTATTGTATACTACCTATCTGATTCATGTCAGCTTGGAGATAATATTGGGGTACAGCATTCTCTACATTATCATTCCGAGGTTTAAAAAGCATCAAAAGCTAAGTAAATTCATCTTGATGTCGATAGTATTGCTTTTTATTATCAATGCGATGTATGTCACCGCTCGTATATTTTATTTAGAACCTTCCTCTCCTGCCTGCTATGAATCGTTTTTAAGCCAAAATGGCCATTTGAGCTATTTAGAAAGGCTTTTCTATCCGAAAAGCATCCTTTCCAGCATGCCTTTGCATTATCTGCAACCACTGCTCTTTCTTGTCGCGCTTACATTTTACGACAAACAATTAAAAATGACGACCATGAATGAGCAAAAGAAAACAAACGAGCTTTCAGCGCTCAAGCATCAACTCAATCCTCACTTTTTGTTCAATACGCTTAATAATCTCTACATGCTGACTGTCGCCAAATCCGACAGAGCGCCAAAAGTCATAGAACACCTGTCAAATATCTTGGATTATTTGCTTTATGGCTACGATGACAAATTTGTTGAGCTATCAAAAGAGACAAAGATGATCGAGGATTACCTGGCCTTGGAGCAAGTCAGATATGAAGGCCGTGTCGATATTTCATTTGAAAACAAAGTTGTCAATCCCGTTAAAATTGCGCCGCTGATATTATTAACCTTTATAGAAAATGCTTTCAAGCATGGAGTCAGCCAAGAACTAGAGCTTGCCACGGTAGATATTTTGATTGAATCAGATGAAAAAAATATTATATTTAAAATTTCTAATTCAAAACCAAAAAACGATATCTCTGCCTCCAAGAAAAAAAATATTGGCCTTAAAAACGTAAAAAAGCAACTTGACCTCTTATATAATGATAATTACTCATTGGAAATCAATGATCAAAACGAAAATTTCATCGTAAACTTAAGCCTCAAAAAACACTAA
- a CDS encoding DUF5916 domain-containing protein yields MMHTLFALIKKATFVILLSFYATVSLAQENKSIFKYESDIAMDGRLDEPVWQKAEVLTDFHNFFPNDEGLADEKTEVRIFHDGKHLYIGAVYHDNSSEQKLSTLKRDVHFNTIVRSDAFGIVIDPFNKQNTGYYLALNSGNAQLDALIDVNGEGYGMNESWNNVWYSETYSDGNKKYFELKIPFSSINYDVNNQEWGFQFFVRDFKINKWMTYTDTPRNNLQFDLRYTETFKVHDIPTSNSSRLVLTPSVSYNHLNDLSESSKKSNITPSLDLQYNLTSSLKLDATINPDFSQVDVDQQVINVTRFPVNFPERRNFFLENSDLFNNLGAEGINPFYSRIIGSDADMTFGLKLSGNASPTTRIGVLNAQTEKNKETGFSQNYAVLVANQKLSKEFAFTGYMVSRQEVQKLQFGEDYNRVLGLNLNYISENNKWSGVANYGKSYNHDLSGDNDFINLEATYNTRETFISGAVSSIAENYITDVGFTPRLYNYDAVMDTTIRKGSVNTYFNLQKNAYPKKSKTLDRYRYLFYSNDAFWSHDGRLTEMTNKVGNTIWFKRNMSALYFYISHYYNDLPYHFDILNNDRPIAPGIYNNLELQLGYNNRMTNKNFYYGFLLYNGGYFNGTKVGVESEIGYRRLPLIHLNAKHIMNRIDLNELGSSTFHLFQFSGELFITNRLNWTTYAQYNTQIDNVNINSRIQWEYRPLSYVYLVVTDNYNEQMRRKNWGVALKINYRLTI; encoded by the coding sequence ATGATGCATACTCTATTTGCTCTAATTAAAAAAGCAACGTTTGTTATTCTATTAAGCTTTTATGCTACTGTATCCTTGGCTCAAGAAAATAAAAGCATATTCAAGTATGAAAGCGATATTGCTATGGATGGCAGGCTTGATGAGCCTGTGTGGCAGAAGGCTGAAGTGCTAACGGATTTTCATAATTTTTTTCCTAATGATGAAGGTCTTGCGGATGAAAAAACAGAAGTAAGAATATTCCATGACGGCAAGCACCTTTATATCGGAGCTGTGTACCATGATAATTCCAGCGAACAAAAGTTAAGCACCTTGAAGCGAGATGTTCACTTCAATACTATTGTCAGAAGCGATGCATTTGGAATCGTAATTGACCCTTTCAATAAACAAAACACTGGATATTATTTAGCACTAAATTCCGGGAATGCTCAACTTGATGCACTTATAGATGTGAATGGAGAGGGCTATGGAATGAATGAGAGTTGGAATAATGTGTGGTATTCAGAGACATATTCTGATGGCAATAAGAAGTATTTTGAGCTTAAAATACCTTTTTCTTCCATCAATTATGATGTAAATAATCAGGAGTGGGGCTTTCAGTTTTTTGTCCGGGATTTTAAAATCAACAAGTGGATGACTTATACAGACACGCCTCGAAATAATTTACAGTTTGACTTGAGGTACACGGAAACTTTCAAAGTGCATGATATACCGACATCGAACTCTTCCCGCTTGGTGCTGACTCCTTCTGTAAGCTACAATCACTTGAATGATTTGTCAGAAAGTTCAAAGAAATCTAATATTACACCGAGCTTGGATCTGCAATATAATCTAACATCTTCTCTTAAATTAGACGCTACTATAAATCCTGATTTTTCTCAAGTGGATGTGGATCAACAAGTGATTAATGTGACTCGTTTTCCCGTCAATTTTCCAGAACGACGTAATTTCTTTTTAGAGAATAGCGATTTGTTTAATAATTTGGGAGCGGAAGGAATCAACCCTTTTTATTCAAGAATTATAGGCTCTGATGCGGATATGACTTTTGGACTTAAACTATCCGGCAATGCAAGCCCGACGACTAGAATTGGTGTTTTGAACGCGCAAACAGAAAAAAACAAAGAGACGGGTTTCTCCCAGAATTATGCTGTGTTGGTTGCCAATCAAAAGTTGTCGAAAGAGTTTGCCTTTACGGGCTATATGGTCAGTAGACAAGAAGTTCAAAAGCTTCAATTTGGAGAGGATTATAACAGAGTGTTGGGCTTGAATCTAAATTATATCTCAGAAAACAATAAATGGTCGGGTGTGGCTAATTATGGTAAGAGTTATAATCATGACTTATCTGGTGACAATGATTTTATAAATTTAGAAGCGACATACAATACTAGAGAGACATTTATAAGCGGAGCTGTTAGTTCTATAGCTGAAAACTATATAACGGATGTGGGCTTTACACCTCGTCTTTATAATTATGACGCAGTCATGGATACAACTATTAGAAAAGGAAGTGTCAATACATATTTTAACCTCCAAAAAAATGCCTATCCGAAAAAGTCCAAGACATTGGATAGATATAGATACCTTTTTTACAGCAATGATGCTTTTTGGAGTCACGATGGCAGATTGACGGAAATGACGAATAAAGTGGGAAATACGATTTGGTTTAAAAGGAATATGTCAGCCTTGTATTTTTACATTAGTCATTATTACAATGACCTTCCGTATCACTTTGATATATTGAATAATGACAGACCTATAGCTCCGGGAATATATAATAATCTGGAATTACAACTGGGCTATAATAATCGAATGACTAATAAGAATTTTTATTATGGGTTTTTGCTTTATAATGGAGGGTATTTTAATGGAACTAAGGTAGGGGTAGAATCAGAGATAGGTTATAGACGATTGCCATTAATTCACCTAAATGCAAAGCATATAATGAATAGAATTGATTTGAATGAATTAGGAAGCAGTACTTTTCATTTATTTCAGTTTAGTGGTGAATTATTTATTACAAATCGATTGAACTGGACTACATATGCTCAATATAATACGCAAATCGATAATGTAAATATTAACAGTAGAATCCAATGGGAGTATAGGCCATTGTCATATGTTTACCTGGTTGTAACTGACAATTATAATGAACAAATGAGGCGAAAAAATTGGGGAGTGGCTTTAAAAATCAACTATCGATTGACGATCTAA